A single genomic interval of Gossypium raimondii isolate GPD5lz chromosome 11, ASM2569854v1, whole genome shotgun sequence harbors:
- the LOC105803279 gene encoding transcriptional corepressor LEUNIG_HOMOLOG isoform X5, with protein MSFLIFYFLKLRFPLDYNLLRKDLKQWNLVAFFVLQEKKMAQSNWEADKMLDVYIHDYMLKRKLHASAKAFMTEGKVATDPVAIDAPGGFLFEWWSVFWDIFIARTNEKHSVAAAAYIEAQQIKAREQQQLQMQQLQLMQHRNVQLQRRDPNHPALGGSVNTNSEGMMGHPSASILAMKLYEERVKNPQSVDSETSSALIDANRMALLKTQANPHSQLVQSSRGNKSAALQQIQSQTPLATATAQDIKSEVNFGGNQKSLPMDPSSIYGQAILQPKSGLGGLNQGVSSLSLRGWPLTGIDQLRPSLGIQMQKPNLQTQNQFLLASQQHNVLAQAQIQGNLGNSANFGNTDPCRFGQLSRGNLNAKDGQSARNNGSTCSPVHSSSPKKKMSQMSHSSSQQQEQLQQQQPSQQLHQNNRKRKQPSSSGAANSTGTGNTVGPSPNSPPSTHLPGDAITTASSLQHVNNASKSMICGEDSTAHLSSSSNLLEDIERFDPLDENTETLLSHDGSDVRGIYGTVKQSPNEHQKESVKGFTFAEVGCIRTRNSKVTCCHFSSDGKFLASSGHDKKPSYCVQAYNGHSSPVMSLDFHPRKTELFCFCDNDNEIHYWNLNLFSCMRMSKGGMAQVRFQPRLGHFLAAASDKVVSIFDVETDRQILTFQQGHSEIVNYICWDVNGDYLASVSHDLVKLWSVATGECIQELSSGGNQFHSCVFHPSYSTLLVIGGISSLELWNMAENKSMTIPAHENIISALAQSPVGGIVATASHDGSVKLWK; from the exons AtgagttttttaatattctacTTCTTAAAGTTACGTTTTCCTTTAGATTATAATTTGTTAAGGAAAGATCTAAAGCAATGGAATTTAGTAGCTTTTTTTGTTTTGCAGGAAAAGAAAATGGCACAGAGTAATTGGGAAGCTGACAAGAT GCTTGATGTGTATATTCATGATTATATGTTGAAAAGAAAGTTGCATGCTTCTGCAAAAGCTTTTATGACCGAAGGAAAGGTTGCGACAGATCCAGTAG CTATTGACGCACCTGGTGGATTTCTGTTCGAATGGTGGTCTGTCTTCTGGGACATATTTATTGCTAGAACAAATGAGAAACATTCTGTTGCTGCTGCAGCTTATATAGAG gCACAACAAATAAAAGCAAGGGAACAGCAGCAACTACAAATGCAGCAGCTGCAACTAATGCAGCACCGCAATGTTCAGTTACAACGAAGGGATCCCAATCATCCTGCTCTTGGTGGTTCTGTAAATACTAACTCTGAAGGAATGATGGGACATCCATCAGCAAGTATCTTGGCCATGAAACTGTATGAAGAACGTGTGAAAAACCCTCAGTCTGTAGATTCAGAGACATCATCAGCACTTATAGATGCTAATAGAATGGCCCTTCTGAAAACACAGGCCAATCCTCATAG CCAGTTGGTGCAAAGTAGCCGTGGAAATAAGTCAGCAGCTTTGCAACAAATCCAATCACAAACACCACTAGCCACTGCAACTGCCCAG GATATCAAAAGTGAAGTTAATTTCGGTGGAAATCAGAAAAGCTTACCTATGGATCCCTCATCCATCTATGGGCAGGCAATTTTACAGCCTAAATCAGGACTAGGAG GACTGAATCAAGGTGTCTCTAGTCTTTCATTAAGGGGTTGGCCTCTAACT GGCATTGATCAGTTAAGACCAAGTTTGGGCATACAAATGCAAAAGCCTAATCTGCAGACccaaaatcaatttcttttggCTTCTCAACAACATAATGTCTTGGCACAGGCTCAGATACAAGGCAACCTTGGAAATTCAGCAAACTTTGGGAACACAGACCCTTGTAGGTTTGGTCAATTGTCTAGGGGCAACTTGAATGCAAAAGATGGTCAATCTGCTAGAAACAATGGATCCACATGCTCCCCTGTGCATTCAAGTTCTCCAAAG AAGAAGATGAGTCAAATGTCACATTCTTCCTCTCAACAACAGGAGCAGTTGCAACAGCAGCAGCCATCACAGCAACTGCATCAG AATaacagaaaaaggaaacaacCCTCTTCTTCTGGAGCAGCTAACAGCACTGGAACAGGAAACACAGTTGGCCCTTCACCAAATTCACCTCCATCAACTCACCTGCCTGGTGATGCAATAACTACGGCATCTAGTCTGCAGCATGTCAATAATGCTTCTAAAAGCATGATTTGTGGGGAAGATTCAACAGCGCACCTTTCATCATCTTCAAATCTATTG gAAGACATAGAAAGGTTTGATCCTTTGGATGAAAATACGGAGACGCTACTTTCGCATGATGGAAGTGATGTGAGGGGCATCTATGGTACAGTTAAACAAAGTCCTAATGAGCACCAAAAGGAGTCTGTTAAAG GTTTCACTTTTGCTGAGGTTGGTTGTATACGGACCAGAAATAGCAAAGTTACTTGCTGTCATTTTTCTTCGGATGGGAAGTTCTTGGCTAGTTCTGGGCATGACAAGAAG CCAAGCTATTGTGTGCAAGCATACAATGGCCACTCTTCACCTGTGATGTCCCTTGATTTCCACCCCAGGAAGActgaattattttgtttttgtgatAACGACAATGAAATACACTACTGGAATCTTAATTTATTCTCATGCATGAGGATGTCCAAG GGAGGTATGGCCCAAGTGAGATTTCAACCAAGACTTGGACATTTTCTGGCAGCAGCTTCAGATAAAGTAGTGTCTATCTTTGACGTGGAAACCGATAGGCAAATATTAACATTTCAG CAGGGGCATTCGGAAATTGTAAACTATATATGCTGGGATGTGAATGGAGATTATTTGGCATCCGTGAGTCATGACTTGGTAAAACTATGGTCGGTGGCTACAGGGGAGTGCATTCAAGAACTCAGTTCTGGTGGGAACCAGTTCCACTCTTGTGTATTTCATCCAAGTTATTCCACTCTTTTGGTGATTGGAGGAATCTCG TCTTTGGAGTTGTGGAACATGGCTGAGAACAAGAGCATGACAATTCCAGCTCATGAGAATATAATTTCGGCACTCGCACAATCACCTGTCGGAGGAATTGTTGCGACAGCAAGTCATGACGGCTCTGTTAAGCTATGGAAATAg
- the LOC105803279 gene encoding transcriptional corepressor LEUNIG_HOMOLOG isoform X4 yields MAQSNWEADKMLDVYIHDYMLKRKLHASAKAFMTEGKVATDPVAIDAPGGFLFEWWSVFWDIFIARTNEKHSVAAAAYIEAQQIKAREQQQLQMQQLQLMQHRNVQLQRRDPNHPALGGSVNTNSEGMMGHPSASILAMKLYEERVKNPQSVDSETSSALIDANRMALLKTQANPHSQLVQSSRGNKSAALQQIQSQTPLATATAQDIKSEVNFGGNQKSLPMDPSSIYGQAILQPKSGLGGLNQGVSSLSLRGWPLTGIDQLRPSLGIQMQKPNLQTQNQFLLASQQHNVLAQAQIQGNLGNSANFGNTDPCRFGQLSRGNLNAKDGQSARNNGSTCSPVHSSSPKKKMSQMSHSSSQQQEQLQQQQPSQQLHQNNRKRKQPSSSGAANSTGTGNTVGPSPNSPPSTHLPGDAITTASSLQHVNNASKSMICGEDSTAHLSSSSNLLEDIERFDPLDENTETLLSHDGSDVRGIYGTVKQSPNEHQKESVKGFTFAEVGCIRTRNSKVTCCHFSSDGKFLASSGHDKKVVLWNMDTLQTVSSPGEHKLVITDVRFRPNSTQLATASVDKSVRIWDAANPSYCVQAYNGHSSPVMSLDFHPRKTELFCFCDNDNEIHYWNLNLFSCMRMSKGGMAQVRFQPRLGHFLAAASDKVVSIFDVETDRQILTFQQGHSEIVNYICWDVNGDYLASVSHDLVKLWSVATGECIQELSSGGNQFHSCVFHPSYSTLLVIGGISSLELWNMAENKSMTIPAHENIISALAQSPVGGIVATASHDGSVKLWK; encoded by the exons ATGGCACAGAGTAATTGGGAAGCTGACAAGAT GCTTGATGTGTATATTCATGATTATATGTTGAAAAGAAAGTTGCATGCTTCTGCAAAAGCTTTTATGACCGAAGGAAAGGTTGCGACAGATCCAGTAG CTATTGACGCACCTGGTGGATTTCTGTTCGAATGGTGGTCTGTCTTCTGGGACATATTTATTGCTAGAACAAATGAGAAACATTCTGTTGCTGCTGCAGCTTATATAGAG gCACAACAAATAAAAGCAAGGGAACAGCAGCAACTACAAATGCAGCAGCTGCAACTAATGCAGCACCGCAATGTTCAGTTACAACGAAGGGATCCCAATCATCCTGCTCTTGGTGGTTCTGTAAATACTAACTCTGAAGGAATGATGGGACATCCATCAGCAAGTATCTTGGCCATGAAACTGTATGAAGAACGTGTGAAAAACCCTCAGTCTGTAGATTCAGAGACATCATCAGCACTTATAGATGCTAATAGAATGGCCCTTCTGAAAACACAGGCCAATCCTCATAG CCAGTTGGTGCAAAGTAGCCGTGGAAATAAGTCAGCAGCTTTGCAACAAATCCAATCACAAACACCACTAGCCACTGCAACTGCCCAG GATATCAAAAGTGAAGTTAATTTCGGTGGAAATCAGAAAAGCTTACCTATGGATCCCTCATCCATCTATGGGCAGGCAATTTTACAGCCTAAATCAGGACTAGGAG GACTGAATCAAGGTGTCTCTAGTCTTTCATTAAGGGGTTGGCCTCTAACT GGCATTGATCAGTTAAGACCAAGTTTGGGCATACAAATGCAAAAGCCTAATCTGCAGACccaaaatcaatttcttttggCTTCTCAACAACATAATGTCTTGGCACAGGCTCAGATACAAGGCAACCTTGGAAATTCAGCAAACTTTGGGAACACAGACCCTTGTAGGTTTGGTCAATTGTCTAGGGGCAACTTGAATGCAAAAGATGGTCAATCTGCTAGAAACAATGGATCCACATGCTCCCCTGTGCATTCAAGTTCTCCAAAG AAGAAGATGAGTCAAATGTCACATTCTTCCTCTCAACAACAGGAGCAGTTGCAACAGCAGCAGCCATCACAGCAACTGCATCAG AATaacagaaaaaggaaacaacCCTCTTCTTCTGGAGCAGCTAACAGCACTGGAACAGGAAACACAGTTGGCCCTTCACCAAATTCACCTCCATCAACTCACCTGCCTGGTGATGCAATAACTACGGCATCTAGTCTGCAGCATGTCAATAATGCTTCTAAAAGCATGATTTGTGGGGAAGATTCAACAGCGCACCTTTCATCATCTTCAAATCTATTG gAAGACATAGAAAGGTTTGATCCTTTGGATGAAAATACGGAGACGCTACTTTCGCATGATGGAAGTGATGTGAGGGGCATCTATGGTACAGTTAAACAAAGTCCTAATGAGCACCAAAAGGAGTCTGTTAAAG GTTTCACTTTTGCTGAGGTTGGTTGTATACGGACCAGAAATAGCAAAGTTACTTGCTGTCATTTTTCTTCGGATGGGAAGTTCTTGGCTAGTTCTGGGCATGACAAGAAG GTGGTGCTTTGGAATATGGATACCCTTCAAACAGTGAGTAGTCCGGGAGAACACAAATTGGTTATTACAGATGTTCGCTTCAGACCAAATTCAACTCAGTTGGCAACAGCTTCAGTTGATAAATCAGTGCGAATATGGGATGCAGCTAAT CCAAGCTATTGTGTGCAAGCATACAATGGCCACTCTTCACCTGTGATGTCCCTTGATTTCCACCCCAGGAAGActgaattattttgtttttgtgatAACGACAATGAAATACACTACTGGAATCTTAATTTATTCTCATGCATGAGGATGTCCAAG GGAGGTATGGCCCAAGTGAGATTTCAACCAAGACTTGGACATTTTCTGGCAGCAGCTTCAGATAAAGTAGTGTCTATCTTTGACGTGGAAACCGATAGGCAAATATTAACATTTCAG CAGGGGCATTCGGAAATTGTAAACTATATATGCTGGGATGTGAATGGAGATTATTTGGCATCCGTGAGTCATGACTTGGTAAAACTATGGTCGGTGGCTACAGGGGAGTGCATTCAAGAACTCAGTTCTGGTGGGAACCAGTTCCACTCTTGTGTATTTCATCCAAGTTATTCCACTCTTTTGGTGATTGGAGGAATCTCG TCTTTGGAGTTGTGGAACATGGCTGAGAACAAGAGCATGACAATTCCAGCTCATGAGAATATAATTTCGGCACTCGCACAATCACCTGTCGGAGGAATTGTTGCGACAGCAAGTCATGACGGCTCTGTTAAGCTATGGAAATAg
- the LOC105803279 gene encoding transcriptional corepressor LEUNIG_HOMOLOG isoform X6: protein MQQLQLMQHRNVQLQRRDPNHPALGGSVNTNSEGMMGHPSASILAMKLYEERVKNPQSVDSETSSALIDANRMALLKTQANPHSQLVQSSRGNKSAALQQIQSQTPLATATAQDIKSEVNFGGNQKSLPMDPSSIYGQAILQPKSGLGGLNQGVSSLSLRGWPLTGIDQLRPSLGIQMQKPNLQTQNQFLLASQQHNVLAQAQIQGNLGNSANFGNTDPCRFGQLSRGNLNAKDGQSARNNGSTCSPVHSSSPKKKMSQMSHSSSQQQEQLQQQQPSQQLHQNNRKRKQPSSSGAANSTGTGNTVGPSPNSPPSTHLPGDAITTASSLQHVNNASKSMICGEDSTAHLSSSSNLLEDIERFDPLDENTETLLSHDGSDVRGIYGTVKQSPNEHQKESVKGFTFAEVGCIRTRNSKVTCCHFSSDGKFLASSGHDKKVVLWNMDTLQTVSSPGEHKLVITDVRFRPNSTQLATASVDKSVRIWDAANPSYCVQAYNGHSSPVMSLDFHPRKTELFCFCDNDNEIHYWNLNLFSCMRMSKGGMAQVRFQPRLGHFLAAASDKVVSIFDVETDRQILTFQQGHSEIVNYICWDVNGDYLASVSHDLVKLWSVATGECIQELSSGGNQFHSCVFHPSYSTLLVIGGISSLELWNMAENKSMTIPAHENIISALAQSPVGGIVATASHDGSVKLWK from the exons ATGCAGCAGCTGCAACTAATGCAGCACCGCAATGTTCAGTTACAACGAAGGGATCCCAATCATCCTGCTCTTGGTGGTTCTGTAAATACTAACTCTGAAGGAATGATGGGACATCCATCAGCAAGTATCTTGGCCATGAAACTGTATGAAGAACGTGTGAAAAACCCTCAGTCTGTAGATTCAGAGACATCATCAGCACTTATAGATGCTAATAGAATGGCCCTTCTGAAAACACAGGCCAATCCTCATAG CCAGTTGGTGCAAAGTAGCCGTGGAAATAAGTCAGCAGCTTTGCAACAAATCCAATCACAAACACCACTAGCCACTGCAACTGCCCAG GATATCAAAAGTGAAGTTAATTTCGGTGGAAATCAGAAAAGCTTACCTATGGATCCCTCATCCATCTATGGGCAGGCAATTTTACAGCCTAAATCAGGACTAGGAG GACTGAATCAAGGTGTCTCTAGTCTTTCATTAAGGGGTTGGCCTCTAACT GGCATTGATCAGTTAAGACCAAGTTTGGGCATACAAATGCAAAAGCCTAATCTGCAGACccaaaatcaatttcttttggCTTCTCAACAACATAATGTCTTGGCACAGGCTCAGATACAAGGCAACCTTGGAAATTCAGCAAACTTTGGGAACACAGACCCTTGTAGGTTTGGTCAATTGTCTAGGGGCAACTTGAATGCAAAAGATGGTCAATCTGCTAGAAACAATGGATCCACATGCTCCCCTGTGCATTCAAGTTCTCCAAAG AAGAAGATGAGTCAAATGTCACATTCTTCCTCTCAACAACAGGAGCAGTTGCAACAGCAGCAGCCATCACAGCAACTGCATCAG AATaacagaaaaaggaaacaacCCTCTTCTTCTGGAGCAGCTAACAGCACTGGAACAGGAAACACAGTTGGCCCTTCACCAAATTCACCTCCATCAACTCACCTGCCTGGTGATGCAATAACTACGGCATCTAGTCTGCAGCATGTCAATAATGCTTCTAAAAGCATGATTTGTGGGGAAGATTCAACAGCGCACCTTTCATCATCTTCAAATCTATTG gAAGACATAGAAAGGTTTGATCCTTTGGATGAAAATACGGAGACGCTACTTTCGCATGATGGAAGTGATGTGAGGGGCATCTATGGTACAGTTAAACAAAGTCCTAATGAGCACCAAAAGGAGTCTGTTAAAG GTTTCACTTTTGCTGAGGTTGGTTGTATACGGACCAGAAATAGCAAAGTTACTTGCTGTCATTTTTCTTCGGATGGGAAGTTCTTGGCTAGTTCTGGGCATGACAAGAAG GTGGTGCTTTGGAATATGGATACCCTTCAAACAGTGAGTAGTCCGGGAGAACACAAATTGGTTATTACAGATGTTCGCTTCAGACCAAATTCAACTCAGTTGGCAACAGCTTCAGTTGATAAATCAGTGCGAATATGGGATGCAGCTAAT CCAAGCTATTGTGTGCAAGCATACAATGGCCACTCTTCACCTGTGATGTCCCTTGATTTCCACCCCAGGAAGActgaattattttgtttttgtgatAACGACAATGAAATACACTACTGGAATCTTAATTTATTCTCATGCATGAGGATGTCCAAG GGAGGTATGGCCCAAGTGAGATTTCAACCAAGACTTGGACATTTTCTGGCAGCAGCTTCAGATAAAGTAGTGTCTATCTTTGACGTGGAAACCGATAGGCAAATATTAACATTTCAG CAGGGGCATTCGGAAATTGTAAACTATATATGCTGGGATGTGAATGGAGATTATTTGGCATCCGTGAGTCATGACTTGGTAAAACTATGGTCGGTGGCTACAGGGGAGTGCATTCAAGAACTCAGTTCTGGTGGGAACCAGTTCCACTCTTGTGTATTTCATCCAAGTTATTCCACTCTTTTGGTGATTGGAGGAATCTCG TCTTTGGAGTTGTGGAACATGGCTGAGAACAAGAGCATGACAATTCCAGCTCATGAGAATATAATTTCGGCACTCGCACAATCACCTGTCGGAGGAATTGTTGCGACAGCAAGTCATGACGGCTCTGTTAAGCTATGGAAATAg
- the LOC105803279 gene encoding transcriptional corepressor LEUNIG_HOMOLOG isoform X2, protein MSFLIFYFLKLRFPLDYNLLRKDLKQWNLVAFFVLQEKKMAQSNWEADKMLDVYIHDYMLKRKLHASAKAFMTEGKVATDPVAIDAPGGFLFEWWSVFWDIFIARTNEKHSVAAAAYIEAQQIKAREQQQLQMQQLQLMQHRNVQLQRRDPNHPALGGSVNTNSEGMMGHPSASILAMKLYEERVKNPQSVDSETSSALIDANRMALLKTQANPHSQLVQSSRGNKSAALQQIQSQTPLATATAQDIKSEVNFGGNQKSLPMDPSSIYGQAILQPKSGLGGLNQGVSSLSLRGWPLTGIDQLRPSLGIQMQKPNLQTQNQFLLASQQHNVLAQAQIQGNLGNSANFGNTDPCRFGQLSRGNLNAKDGQSARNNGSTCSPVHSSSPKKKMSQMSHSSSQQQEQLQQQQPSQQLHQNNRKRKQPSSSGAANSTGTGNTVGPSPNSPPSTHLPGDAITTASSLQHVNNASKSMICGEDSTAHLSSSSNLLEDIERFDPLDENTETLLSHDGSDVRGIYGTVKQSPNEHQKESVKGFTFAEVGCIRTRNSKVTCCHFSSDGKFLASSGHDKKVVLWNMDTLQTVSSPGEHKLVITDVRFRPNSTQLATASVDKSVRIWDAANPSYCVQAYNGHSSPVMSLDFHPRKTELFCFCDNDNEIHYWNLNLFSCMRMSKGGMAQVRFQPRLGHFLAAASDKVVSIFDVETDRQILTFQGHSEIVNYICWDVNGDYLASVSHDLVKLWSVATGECIQELSSGGNQFHSCVFHPSYSTLLVIGGISSLELWNMAENKSMTIPAHENIISALAQSPVGGIVATASHDGSVKLWK, encoded by the exons AtgagttttttaatattctacTTCTTAAAGTTACGTTTTCCTTTAGATTATAATTTGTTAAGGAAAGATCTAAAGCAATGGAATTTAGTAGCTTTTTTTGTTTTGCAGGAAAAGAAAATGGCACAGAGTAATTGGGAAGCTGACAAGAT GCTTGATGTGTATATTCATGATTATATGTTGAAAAGAAAGTTGCATGCTTCTGCAAAAGCTTTTATGACCGAAGGAAAGGTTGCGACAGATCCAGTAG CTATTGACGCACCTGGTGGATTTCTGTTCGAATGGTGGTCTGTCTTCTGGGACATATTTATTGCTAGAACAAATGAGAAACATTCTGTTGCTGCTGCAGCTTATATAGAG gCACAACAAATAAAAGCAAGGGAACAGCAGCAACTACAAATGCAGCAGCTGCAACTAATGCAGCACCGCAATGTTCAGTTACAACGAAGGGATCCCAATCATCCTGCTCTTGGTGGTTCTGTAAATACTAACTCTGAAGGAATGATGGGACATCCATCAGCAAGTATCTTGGCCATGAAACTGTATGAAGAACGTGTGAAAAACCCTCAGTCTGTAGATTCAGAGACATCATCAGCACTTATAGATGCTAATAGAATGGCCCTTCTGAAAACACAGGCCAATCCTCATAG CCAGTTGGTGCAAAGTAGCCGTGGAAATAAGTCAGCAGCTTTGCAACAAATCCAATCACAAACACCACTAGCCACTGCAACTGCCCAG GATATCAAAAGTGAAGTTAATTTCGGTGGAAATCAGAAAAGCTTACCTATGGATCCCTCATCCATCTATGGGCAGGCAATTTTACAGCCTAAATCAGGACTAGGAG GACTGAATCAAGGTGTCTCTAGTCTTTCATTAAGGGGTTGGCCTCTAACT GGCATTGATCAGTTAAGACCAAGTTTGGGCATACAAATGCAAAAGCCTAATCTGCAGACccaaaatcaatttcttttggCTTCTCAACAACATAATGTCTTGGCACAGGCTCAGATACAAGGCAACCTTGGAAATTCAGCAAACTTTGGGAACACAGACCCTTGTAGGTTTGGTCAATTGTCTAGGGGCAACTTGAATGCAAAAGATGGTCAATCTGCTAGAAACAATGGATCCACATGCTCCCCTGTGCATTCAAGTTCTCCAAAG AAGAAGATGAGTCAAATGTCACATTCTTCCTCTCAACAACAGGAGCAGTTGCAACAGCAGCAGCCATCACAGCAACTGCATCAG AATaacagaaaaaggaaacaacCCTCTTCTTCTGGAGCAGCTAACAGCACTGGAACAGGAAACACAGTTGGCCCTTCACCAAATTCACCTCCATCAACTCACCTGCCTGGTGATGCAATAACTACGGCATCTAGTCTGCAGCATGTCAATAATGCTTCTAAAAGCATGATTTGTGGGGAAGATTCAACAGCGCACCTTTCATCATCTTCAAATCTATTG gAAGACATAGAAAGGTTTGATCCTTTGGATGAAAATACGGAGACGCTACTTTCGCATGATGGAAGTGATGTGAGGGGCATCTATGGTACAGTTAAACAAAGTCCTAATGAGCACCAAAAGGAGTCTGTTAAAG GTTTCACTTTTGCTGAGGTTGGTTGTATACGGACCAGAAATAGCAAAGTTACTTGCTGTCATTTTTCTTCGGATGGGAAGTTCTTGGCTAGTTCTGGGCATGACAAGAAG GTGGTGCTTTGGAATATGGATACCCTTCAAACAGTGAGTAGTCCGGGAGAACACAAATTGGTTATTACAGATGTTCGCTTCAGACCAAATTCAACTCAGTTGGCAACAGCTTCAGTTGATAAATCAGTGCGAATATGGGATGCAGCTAAT CCAAGCTATTGTGTGCAAGCATACAATGGCCACTCTTCACCTGTGATGTCCCTTGATTTCCACCCCAGGAAGActgaattattttgtttttgtgatAACGACAATGAAATACACTACTGGAATCTTAATTTATTCTCATGCATGAGGATGTCCAAG GGAGGTATGGCCCAAGTGAGATTTCAACCAAGACTTGGACATTTTCTGGCAGCAGCTTCAGATAAAGTAGTGTCTATCTTTGACGTGGAAACCGATAGGCAAATATTAACATTTCAG GGGCATTCGGAAATTGTAAACTATATATGCTGGGATGTGAATGGAGATTATTTGGCATCCGTGAGTCATGACTTGGTAAAACTATGGTCGGTGGCTACAGGGGAGTGCATTCAAGAACTCAGTTCTGGTGGGAACCAGTTCCACTCTTGTGTATTTCATCCAAGTTATTCCACTCTTTTGGTGATTGGAGGAATCTCG TCTTTGGAGTTGTGGAACATGGCTGAGAACAAGAGCATGACAATTCCAGCTCATGAGAATATAATTTCGGCACTCGCACAATCACCTGTCGGAGGAATTGTTGCGACAGCAAGTCATGACGGCTCTGTTAAGCTATGGAAATAg